The proteins below come from a single Aegilops tauschii subsp. strangulata cultivar AL8/78 chromosome 6, Aet v6.0, whole genome shotgun sequence genomic window:
- the LOC109731801 gene encoding MEIOTIC F-BOX protein MOF-like, translating into MAPDRLSKLPDCLLQGILSSLGARQVLQTTALSRRWRHVWRGALCLSLDIDQREFEAASTDHDGRSSRSVELEEWARFDDFADSLLLLELDRRDGGDGLPLDLDSLRLHVVDHLQASRRRLPLHIKWLEWVHGCLDRYRPAALEIQSSYDITVDLRLMGFRSDLSRLKTARLTGILHSGGLGDSVCPQLEHVEFTSCAIGFGEVVTSPTLKKLVMDRCWRRGDMKQRAPPLVDAPALTSLRLVLEFQGIWVFRTPSLVEASVRSTRRWVGRADEYQLLCNLYNVTRLELSGFLALEKIRMKRGHQDLPKFHNLTTLLLDECDLTGEVYNMLELFLNNAPNLEKLTLQNCKLPQDWTESKKMCLNLKFREINCHKEGDLQQVDH; encoded by the exons ATGGCGCCGGACAGGCTGAGCAAGTTGCCGGACTGCCTGCTCCAGGGCATCCTCTCCTCCCTGGGAGCCAGGCAGGTCTTGCAGACGACGGCTCTGTCGCGGCGGTGGCGCCACGTCTGGCGTGGTGCTCTGTGCCTGTCCCTCGACATCGACCAGCGGGAGTTCGAAGCAGCGTCGACCGACCACGACGGCAGGAGCAGCAGATCGGTGGAGCTCGAGGAGTGGGCAAGGTTCGACGACTTCGCGGACAGCCTCCTCCTGCTGGAGTTGGACCGCCGCGACGGCGGCGACGGCCTGCCCCTGGACCTGGACTCGCTCCGCCTGCACGTCGTCGACCATCTGCAGGCCAGCCGCAGGAGGCTGCCGCTCCACATCAAGTGGCTGGAGTGGGTTCACGGCTGCCTCGACCGCTACCGTCCCGCCGCGCTCGAGATCCAGAGCAGTTACGACATAACCGTCGACCTGCGTCTCATGGGCTTCCGCTCCGATCTAAGCCGCCTCAAGACGGCGCGCCTCACCGGGATCCTACACAGCGGCGGCCTCGGCGACTCCGTGTGCCCTCAGCTGGAGCACGTCGAGTTCACCAGCTGCGCCATTGGTTTTGGGGAGGTGGTGACCAGTCCCACGCTGAAGAAGCTGGTCATGGACCGTTGCTGGAGGAGAGGGGATATGAAGCAACGTGCTCCCCCGCTCGTCGACGCTCCTGCCCTTACTTCTCTACGTCTGGTCCTCGAGTTCCAGGGCATATGGGTGTTCCGGACGCCGTCGCTCGTCGAGGCATCGGTCCGTTCCACGAGACGGTGGGTCGGCAGGGCCGACGAATACCAGCTTCTCTGCAATCTCTATAACGTGACAAGATTAGAGCTCTCCGGCTTCCTGGCGCTAGAGAAG ATTAGGATGAAGCGAGGACATCAAGATTTGCCAAAATTTCATAACCTGACTACATTGCTCTTGGACGAGTGCGACTTGACCGGTGAAGTATACAACATGCTAGAGTTGTTTCTGAACAATGCTCCCAACCTCGAGAAACTTACTCTGCAGAATTGCAAG CTTCCGCAAGATTGGACCGAGTCGAAGAAGATGTGTCTGAACCTCAAGTTTAGGGAGATCAACTGTCACAAGGAGGGCGATCTTCAACAGGTGGATCATTGA